In Mugil cephalus isolate CIBA_MC_2020 chromosome 7, CIBA_Mcephalus_1.1, whole genome shotgun sequence, the sequence aaacttcttccttcatcctcctgtctctcctccctcctcagaTCTCCACGCGTCGCCTCCCGTCGCTGCTGGCGCCGAGGAGGCCAAATCCCAGTGtgccgctgctgccgccgccgccgctgctgccgccgctgcctcGGCCACCGAGCGGGAATGCCAAACCCAGGCAGTTTCCATGGAGACAAGCAGCCCGGTCTGCAAGAAAGCAGCCCACATCCCGGcccactcctctcctcctcctcctcctcctcctcctcctcccgccccGTTGTTGTCATCGGTAACGGAAGTAGCAGCTAAGGACATGAGCTCCGCCGCGAGCAGCGCCGCTGCAGCGTTGGGGGGGCTGGAGGACGACAAGGACAGGATTGTTGTGGAGATCATGCAGATGTACGGCAGGCAGCAGGAGAAGCTCAACTCCACCCTCCacaagcagctgcagctggaaatgGTGAGTCGGcgggttggaaaaaaaacaaaaaaaaaacaaagcccgAGATAAGTGAACCCAAGATAAACTAGAGCAGATCTGTTCCCGCCTATTAAAAGTGTCCTTGACGTAGATGTGGAGGTGATGTTCACCTTCCATCGACCgcttcatctctccctcctcgCGCGTGAAACGTGTTGGTGTGATCTGACTCCACGGAACAGTTCAAGCAAATCGAATGATTAAAGCTGCAGAAAGAGAACTGACCTACATTTCTACTACATTCACATCAACCACTAAAACGATGTCCCTTTTATTTAATGGGAGTTGGAGagaattactttttaatgtttcGTGGGAAACATTGGTTGAAAAGTGTCTGATTATTAATGAATatagtgtctctgtgtgtttacacagagGCTTTTTCCACTTTCTCTTTTGGCCACTTATTTCATCCAGAGTGTGTTGTTTCAATGGCCAATGTTTACACACGGTCTTCATTCTTCTATCAAGATGTGGGGCAGCGTAGTGGACTAAGCATTAAGAGGCTAAACTCAAGCCTTCTGGTGTCAAACCTCGGACGTCCGTAATATGCTGCAGGgtatcacattattattactatcattatttTCCCTTGACTTacccttctctgtctctccaggAGCTGGAGGCATTGCGCGGGGGCGAAGTGGCGAGGCTACGGGAGCTGAGCGCCGAGCAGCGAGAGCTACGCTGCGAGCTGGAGGCGGTGCACAACGAGCAGGCGAGGCAGCTCAGCCAGGCCCGCCAGGAACAGCTGGAACTGGAGGCCCGTCTGGAGCAGCTCCGACAGCAGGCGTGCGCCTGTGAGCCAGGAGCACAGCGCAAGCAGGAGGCCCACTACGCTGCTCAGGTACGGgctgagagagagggggggggggacacatgTGTGCACGTCACAGAAACAGTCAGGCAGTGAGTCACGGTGACGTGTGATGTTTGTGTCCCGTGTAGAAAACATCAGCGCACTTTATCAGCACCTCCTTGACTTTTCTGAGCATCGTCCCATCAgttaaatcataaataatacCACAACgaattcatttagttttcattttattaccGTGTCTTTAAACCTTTGACCTTAAATTGTTTGGAGTAATTAGTTGAATCAGTTTGTTGGACAAGGAAAAATGTAGtagctctgtgtttttaaatatgggattcgtctgtgtgtgcgtcattGCGCTGCTGAAAGGAGTAAAAATACTCTCACACATATGCACGCGGGACCTTTGTTTGGGTTTCCACCAGACTTAATCTTGAGATAGGCTCTGTTATGTTGGCCTGAGCTCAGGGCTGCAgtatcaccccccccccccccccccccctgtctGTTATTGAAGCTCCGGCTTCtcctgcccccctcctcctcccttcctttgcCTCTATTGGCATCAAACTCAGACTCTGTGCCAGTTAGGGAAGGGGGTGGTGTGCGTGTGCATATGTTTGTGCGCTTATGAGACCAGAGCGGGTCTGACTCCAGAGAGTGTGAAGTCATTTCACGGTTAAACGTGACGACACCTTGTTTGTGGGTCTTAATTCACCTCgtgatcacaaatatttacAATCGCACTTCATccaaatttcagaaatatctctACTGTCATGGAAACGGAGCTGGTGTGACTCCAGGAGTTGGAGCGTAACTGTCAGACTGCTGTTAAATGTGAGACTAAATGTCCTCTGATGTGCTGTGGCCATAACTTGTCCCCGCCCTCCCGTGTCTCCCCGCAGTTGTCGGAGCTTCGTCACCGGCTGGAGCGAGCGGAGAACGACCggcaggagctgcaggaggagctgcGCAGGGAGCGGGAGGCGCGAGAGAAGCTGGAGCGAACCATCTCCCACCTCAAGCAGCAGATGGCCCAGTCTGGCACGATGGGAGGCAgcccgtctcctcctctcaccccttCCACCGGACCCCCGAACGCCCTCTCCCCGCCCTCCATCTCAGAGGCCCCGCTGGCCGGCCAAAAGTAACTGCCATCCCTCCCGGGcctctttcccccccccccccctcctccctccctccctccctccccctcattCCTCTCCACATCACCCGCCAActccacagacacaaacaaatcggccctgaaacagaaaaggagctTCACGTCTCCTCGGGCTGTTTTtacgcccccctccctccctcctcctccctcctctccccccttttATTTCCGTGTAGgactgacttttgttttttttgtaatttaacatcacttaaaagaaaaaaaaaggtttatgttatgtttttactattcatttttttttattattattatttttgctttcctctcctctttaaacagtatttaatgatttttgggcatgtatgtttgatttaatttatagtttttacTGAACAAACAGCTGCTTCACAGACAGGAGATTGGTCAAATAAAGACCAGCTCAACCAATCACTATTTCCCCCCCTTTTATGGTCTTCTCCCATCCCTCCTTCTTCTCACTCTCTCGGCTTCTGGAGCTAAATCTCTCGGACATTTTTTTGGACACGCGACGTCTCTTCACGCTACTACTACTACCTGACGCAGCAGCCGgtgcccccccacccacaaaCGTTCACTCCTGTCTTTCTGTACGCGAAGCCCTAATGAGAACCAGCGACTGCAGGAAACTGCACGGACACTTAAACCCAGTTTTTGTTTGCTccttatgggaaaaaaaaaaaaaaaaaaaaaaacacacacacacacaaaaagaaaagtgtaacATGTTAAAACATCGAGTCTTTACGAAGGAGAAGACCTTCACTGTACAAAGATGTAAAACCTCATGAAAATAACGCCGGACTTGAACGTGAGTGTTTTTCGAGTGTGACCCTGGAGCCTAACACAGACTGGTTTCCCCTCTTCGCTCTGCTGGGCAGCACCTGGACTCTCCTGTCGTAGACCAAACAGTCTGTTGGTTGATCCACCAGCTGCCCGACGTCTcccccccgtccctccctcccccgtccCCCTCGCTGGAGACCCCACACCTTCCATCGCTCCACTCTGGCGCCACTACCCTCTGCTGGGAGACTCCTTAACACTGTGGCTTTCACCCACTTTGGGCcagacaggaaacactgtgCTCGATTCAGACTCGGCTCGAAGAAGCTCTCATGCAGTGTTATGCACTTAacacactctcctcctcctcctcctcatcctcctcctcctcctcctcgtcctgaaTCCCCTGGGAAAGGAATGTGTCTGGACACGGGGGCCGGTTGAGCCGCTGTAGCTGTtctgagaaagaagaaaggctCACGTGTGCGGTAGCTGCACCGTGTCGTCCCGTAACGCATACGACGTCCTTACATGTGCGAGCGCAGTGCGGTGCAGTGGAGGCATTCAGGCAGAACAATGGCCCCGGCGTTCCCAGCAGACGATCAaagctgcagtctgtccctgtttttcgggctttttttttttttaccttctttGTATCATTTGACTTCATTGTGAGCAGACGGTTTTTATGCCCACCCTGTTTCGTCAGAGCTTTTTATCGAAAGTATGTGGGTCGCAGGTGAAAGCGGTTAGTCCGGGTTGGTTTGGGTCCCTGCTTCACTTTATTCTGCCTGGCTGAACAAACAGCACCGGGCACGTCTGCACACTCTCTCCCCCTCGGCAGGCTGGGTGGCCCGGACGCCAGGGGTACCGAGAGagccctctctttttttttttcttttttgttttgttttgtgccgTCAGAATGGGGGCAGCTGTTGTTGTCTGGGGCCCTCTGCCTACCCTCGGGTGAGACTGTACAGGATCTCCCGGCTCCCGAcaacctccctcccttccctccctccatccctccctcctctcacccacacatgctcatccatccatccccgGCACCAGATCAGCTGAGGAGGGGCGTGCACAGTTTTGTAGATGCCCAGGAGAGCGAGCAGTCGTCCAgccagaggaagagagaggactTTTCATTGTGTCAGTTGCCAGGCAAAAAGCGCTTTTTATCGCCACTACGAAGATCCCTGCaagcgagtgtgtgcgtgtgtgtaaataattgtgttattattgGGATCGGCCTCGGCTAAACTctgagctgtttcttttttcttttttctttctttctttttcttttttttttttttaatgcatctgCTATAAATGCAAATTGATAGACATTCCACTGTGCTCCATCCTGTTCGATGCAGATTTTCTTACACAGCTTCCCTTTACAATAACAGACCTTAAAGACAAGGCAGAGTACAGTTGTGGTTTGTTGATCGAcacaggtgcaggtgcaggtgcaggtgcaagCCAGAAAAATCGAACCCATGCCGCAAATGTAAACTCTACTGTTGTTCCATTTAAACCTTTATTgaaattataaaaaagaaaaatatttaacgTATTAACTAAAGATTTATATTCACTTTGTAAATACAGTAGTCATTAATATATTAACTGTTCTTAtataaataatcttaaaaagGTTATATCATTTGGACCAGAACTAAGGCTTCAGACGGCCTAAAtgcttttgctttcttttctacacacacacacacacacatatatatattgatatatatatatatacatatatatatacacacacatatatatgagtGTGTATGATCTTTGCAGATATCAGAACTTGACTTTAGTTGGGTGGATGTGGGGGAGTGAGACGCACGTTTTACCGAGACACGATGCAAGACAGCGACAAAATTGGAAAATAATACTTTGTTACACACTCCCCCCCTTTTTCTGAACTGATGCAATCGTTTTTTGTGGATTTTGGACTGTTTAACGTGTAATGTAagcttttttcctctttgtcaaCCCAAcctgggctaaaaaaaaaaaaatttgtttaacaaaatgcattttggaaaaaaaacagacaaaaaaaaaaactaagaaaaaagtttattttttccttttctttttgtgcatgttttgcTGCCCCCTTTACATTTTGTGTCACCGGGCCACTTTATCAATCtgtttattgttatatatacataaaaaaaaaagaaaagaaagaaaagtttcccTCCACCTAATGCACAGACTATTGAGATGGCTCATCTGCAtgaatattgaaatattgaACATGTGCAAGTTTTATATGAGTAATGGTTCAGAGATTGGCCTCGATATAAAGTCAGATTATGAAGAATATAAACAGTAGCCTGATTTGAtttggaaagtgtgtgtgtgtgtgtgtgtgtgtgtgtgtgtgtgtgtgtgtgtgtgtgtgtgtgtgtgtgtgtttgcctcccACGTCTGATTGAAAAGGGAAAGACTCACTCATGTAGCTCTGGATTAGTTTTTCTGATTTAAGATATCATATATTATCCTCGCTGGTGGAAGATAATCAGTATTAGTTTATATTCACTTAATTACCTCTtcagcagaacaaaaaacaaaaaaaaaaaacacaactaaaatcCGCTTTTAATCCAACACATGAGCAGATGTCTAATGGAAAGTCTGTCCTTTTTACTTTCTGAGTAGTTTGCATTTTATACGCAAGGGGGCGCTGTTTAGCTTCTTTACTTGTACACaactattaaaaagaaaaagtactaaataaataataataggaGAGAACGATCCCCTTTGTGACACGGCGTGCTGGgccttttttgcattttgcagtgTTATGAGAACTTGATTTGTACAGAATTTTTACAGGTGTGAATTTTGCCCAACCCACTAAAACGAAGGGTACAAGGagccgtgttgttgttgttgttgttgttgttgtttttgtttcgtttttgttttgtttttttcttttttcaccacatgaaacacatttgaatgcgaggatttatttacataaacatTTGCCTCCTTGTTTACCTTATAACTCAAAAGTCCGAGGGGACCTTTGAGGTGTCGCAGGTGACTTGCTTTGTGGTTTTGGGTGTGTAATTTTCAGCCGGTAATTATTCTCGGGAAAGTAGAGCTGCAGCGGTGACGGATCTCACTGAATACGTATGATTTTAATTTACACACATCCTGTTatagatgggaaaaaaaataaaaaaaataataataataataataaatctatGGCTTTTGCTGGAAAAAGaaccttttttctctctcctctcgaTGCTGAAACATGAAACGCAGTGTCCGTGTATGACCATTGCATACTACGTTGCCAATACTACAGTGTGATGAGACTTTTGTTCTTGCATGAATCGAGACACTGTTCTCCTACCTCATGTTGTGAtataaaaagatgttttttaagCAGAAAGACACTGCATCTCTAACTGTTTATCATCATTGATATTTACTAGTAAATTACATACCTGTAAATGCTTTTAGCTAATACCTCAGTTGTATCtagtgtttgtttctttctgtttttgccCCCTGATTTCAGATCTTGTAAATAATACCCTGTATAGACAATGAACTTGGATCAAATTCAAGTAAAGTTCTGtagtgtcaaaaaaaacacCGTGGTGTCGTCTTTTTCTTGTCTTGACGTTATTTGGTTGCATAGACACTGATATTCCTCTAATAATCTgattaataatagtaataatagtggTTCAGTAATCTGATCAGTAGCTATAAATATTTCCACAGAcgtcttcttctgttatatttctggcAAATTTGTCGCCAAACAACTGAAAGGAGATTTAATTTGATGCTCATCTGAACAGTAGCAGctgaaaaaacactgtaaatataACTAATATCATCACAtacatgattaaaaaacataaagatgCATTAACGCCTCCACCAAATAACACTTTCCGTTCATTAGAACCACAGAGCTGATCAATTACACAATCAACACAGTTCAGAGGTTGGTTTAAGTCGCTTttaatgtaaacacaacacacttcccttgtatttttttaatctcctatATGAAGgcaaacagaatattttaactttaaaacagTTGGACGGCCCTTAAGAGTACACTCACtcgccattttattaggtacacgagtTAAAATTAATGCATTTACGTAAAGTTGCACCAAAACCCCGACTGCTACGAAGTTTACAAGTTTGCATTCGGACAACGTAAGAATGTGTAGGATCGTTTTAGATGatgcagtttgtgttgctgtccaCTCAGCAAAAACTCATCAAAATAGTAGAAAACACAGGTTATTTTGAATCAATGCTGGACACCACAACCCTCATGACGCTAAGACTTAGTGCAGGATTGTTATGTTAGAATACATTGGTTTCTatttgtgtacctaatgaaatggcagGTGAGCGTATTTTCCTACACCAACCAACACGCAGATAAttacacacacagttttcacTCTTAATGCGAAGCTGAAACACTTTGAAGGCACATGTTCAACATTTACTTTCTTattcttctgcttcctgcttttcATTACAGATTAATAATTGAATTTCCACACAAGGCTTAACTTGTGTTAGCTTTGACACTGGGACCAAACCCAGACAAGGTTCGTTCTTCCCTGAGGGAAGTTTACCTGGCGCACTTTTAAAAGTTTActcacatttttatcttttttatttatttatttttttcctccctgcagTTTCTGGTTTCACCCGCACACAAAGATTTAAAGCAGCATGAGGTCAGACCGAAGTCCCAGCATAACAGAAACAGACAATATCTAACAGTTTCTTTCGTGCACATTAATAAATAGAGACTAAAtagaaaatagtaaaatataaatcagAGTTTGGCATCTGGTATTTGGCTGAGTCCTCACAATATTACACAATTAAATCTGGCtacaaaatgtaaacatgagCTCAGAGACTATACAATCATTGTCCCATCACATCCatatacattgatcagccacaacattaagaccactgactgAAGTAAATCACACCGACCATCTTCTGACAcggcgttcattcatgtggatgttacttagacatgtagcacccatccagaccagaccagacacccccactacgccatagcagtgacactccctgatggcagcagacatcctccagcaggacacagactgacacagacacacacacaaaaatgatttaggcaactacaaaaaaagaaataaaattcaccagatctcaaactaatcgagtatctgtgggatgattcacagaggcccctcccctcagctcAGGGGGGACTTGTCTCGACAAGAACCGGATGAGCTGCCCGCTAGCATCAGTTTATTTGCATATGTGACCAGTCTGAtgagtctctgatgagtctagAGGCACAGTCAGCTGTAAACagacttttaattaaatttcttttaataatgCCAACATGCAGATGTTTGAGGGATTAGGTGTTCCCttaatttacagtttgtgtACATTCAGGTGACGTTTTAAACTCCTCTGGATGAAAAAGTATTTGTCCATTGACTGATAAAAAGAGAACCTTTAAATCAAGTCAAATCAGTACAAAGATGTCCGTCGGCTAATCACCGTCCCACTTGGCAAACTTGGCAAATAGGCCAAGTTAGTTTGTTTATTATAATCAAACGTAACAAGATAATTAGCTTTGTCAGGTATATGTTAGCATGAACTTGGGCTAACTGTTTCCTCAATCAGtgcagcatgttagcatgcaaTCAGACCATCAATgatgaactgaaataaattaattccaGAAAAACTGCCTGTGAATTATGTTATTACAGTcagattagacatttatttaaaaaattaggAGCCGGAAATGTTAAGTCTATGATTTCTAGCACTGAGTTGTGATTGCGTCTCATGCCTTTTACTCCACAATATGCAATaattcaggggtcttcaacgtttttcaggccaaggaccccaaactgatggattatattatattatatgcgttctatattaaatgTGGCTAATTAGTTGAGTTAGTTAACTTAGCTAatttagtgctatttataaatatacattattattatcctttTGCATTCACCATTAAGCTACCCCTTACCTCATTacgaaaatatgttggattcacgttaaagagattttaatttgtgggggaaaatttaaaaaatatataaaaaaatttctaatcaaccaaagattttgagacccacgtgcagtacctccgtggaccccctaggggttgcggaccccctgttgaagacctatgcaatAATGGTTTTGAATCAACAACCACAGACGGACTAAACAGGGTTTTACGGTTCGCAATCTGGGGAGCTTGCATGTCTGCAGCCACCTCTACTCGTAGCGCTTAACATCATCTCTTGCTCCCCTGAAAGAAATCTAAACAGCTCTTTTGTGCAAAATATTCAGCTCTCCACTGTCAGTTGCACTTCTTCAAAGGTGCATTAAAATCGCTTTCTGCAGTCATGCTTTGTCCTCAGCAGCCGGGCTAAAATTAAACCTCCACTCACAGAATCTGTCGGGAGGAACGGCTGCCAAGCCCTGCCACGTTGGACAGACTGCACATAAAGCAACAGCTATCAGAAGGCTGTTGAGGAAGCAGAGCCAGGCAACGTTCAGATCTAGGTATGTGGGTAATCCCACGGGCAGCACGGTGAGCGCAGCCAGGAAAACCAGGAAGAGGGTCCAAGTTTTGAGAAATATACACAGGACTTGGTGAACGAAACTTCTCCTGGAGTGAGTTCGACTTTGGTCAGTGATCTGGTCTTTCGGGGGAAGACAGCAGCTAGCGCGCAGAGCGGCGAAGGCCACAgtcaagaggaggaggacggtaATTTCCAGACTCAGAGGGCTGTAATAGAAGACCCAACACCTGTGCATCTGTTGGATGGAAACATCCTCGAAGACAGGAATGAAGTTCGACAACAGGAAGACGTAGAGAGCGGCGAGGTACCACAGGAAGCCTGTCAGAAACAGGTACACAAACCACTTTGCTGTCGAGAAACCGGCGTATAATCCCTGAGACACGGTGGAGAAATGGTCCAAAGCGGCCATGACCACGACGGGCCACTGCAGCGCCCTGTGAACCTGCGCTACGATCTGAACCAGCAAACACGCGTGATACGTGGTCAGCCTCAAGCCGAGGAGGGCGACGCCGTGGCCGTCGCTGCAGACGTAAAGGGCGGCGACGACGACGGCGAGGGCTGTGTCCACGAGGGCCAGGGAAATGCTGAAGACCCCCAGGAAGCTTCTGTAGATGTGGTTTCTCTGGAGGAAAACCAGGAACCAGTTGAGCAGGCATTTCCCTCCGAGGCCGGGTAGGATGGAGGTGATGGCGAGGTACATGGTGCGTCTTCCGGAGGAGCCTTTAACCGCTAGTGCACAAGCAACTGGTGGGGGTCATGGTGGAGGGAGATGCTAGGACAAAAAacgacaaaataaataaaaatcaaatcacaaCAACAGGGCATGTGTCTGCTGGTTGATGCTAAGCAGGTAGTATATAGTTTCTTAGAGGAAAGAGTGAACCAAAGCAGTAAAATAGTGATTATAGCACAAGTTTAATCTGCTCCTTTTGggattttattcaaatattgcTGATCGGTGCattgaaatacattttattcccTTTCTTCTAAAACAGAAACCTGacctgtaaaataataaaaaatagttcATGGAAGATCCTCCACTCATAGGACCCATATCAATATGCTACACTGAGAAAATACAAAGACCAGAATTAGGTCGGCGTATTTTGGCATAGTGTAAGTAAATGTGGGTaacgtatttattcattttaactttttaacactttttaacattcatttaaatgttaaatcccccctcccaaaaaaaaaatcaaaacacaacaacagggCATGTGTCTGCTGGTTGATGCTAAGCAGGTAGTATATAGTATTTTAAAAGGACAGAGTGAACCAATGCAGTAAAGTAGTGATCATAGCACAAGTTTAATCTGCTCCTTTTGggattttattcaaatattgcTGATCGGTGCattgaaatacattttattcccTTTCTTCTAAAACAGAAACCTGACCTCATGGAAGATCCTCCACTCATAGGACCCATATCAATATGCTACACTGAGAAAATACAAAGACCAGAATTAGGTCGGTGTATTTTGGCATAGTGTAAGTAAATGTGggtaatgtatttattcattttaacttaACTGGCCGTGAAGCCAGTTTCCCATGGTAACCAGGCCGCTTCTTCTTTTCAACCAACTGTTTTACACTTCTGCTTTTCCTGTCTATATACCCACAAAGCAGACGGTGACAGGGATATCCTGGATAAAGGGACCCTGCTGCTCACAGAGGACATTGTTTCCTTGTCCTCGATGACAGATGCTGATGAAATGTTTACAAAGACATTATATTCCATGACCGGTTGTCCTCACACGGAGCCGCTCAGgatcaaacaaacattcacgACTCGATTCTTTTCACACCGTGTCACCAACTGAACGCTCACCAGGTTCTGTGTCTCTCCGCGTGCTGGAAACTTTATTACTTTATCTTGGCTGCATTGCTCCTGAAACTGTCATCGGAAAAGTAACACCAGAGGAACAGCTCTTGAACCTGTGCTTTATCTagcctgttttcttttactcAATTGTCTATACAGCATGTACAGGAAATGACGGTTAACCACAAAGTCTAGTGGAGAAATGATGAGGAATCACCTCCTACAACTGAGACCTTTGACTGATGTTCCATTTGCGTTTGAAAGACGTGCAGCACTGGACGGATCATTGTAGAATAAATTCGAGCTGTGCTTTAGGGAGGAAAACTTTGTCTGTGGTAAAGGTGAGTGATCTCTGTGACTGACGACTCAACACACCAACAAGACACAATGGAAAAAACTAGAGCCACAGAGGTTAACAGCCCTAAACTATAGGGGAGGCTGAGCCGTGCCCCATATATCACCCTAAGGTTCGACTTCCTTCCTAATGTGCATGTAGAGATTGGCTCACATGTTCATTTGAATAACTTCTGTTTTTCACGACT encodes:
- the gpr160 gene encoding probable G-protein coupled receptor 160, yielding MYLAITSILPGLGGKCLLNWFLVFLQRNHIYRSFLGVFSISLALVDTALAVVVAALYVCSDGHGVALLGLRLTTYHACLLVQIVAQVHRALQWPVVVMAALDHFSTVSQGLYAGFSTAKWFVYLFLTGFLWYLAALYVFLLSNFIPVFEDVSIQQMHRCWVFYYSPLSLEITVLLLLTVAFAALRASCCLPPKDQITDQSRTHSRRSFVHQVLCIFLKTWTLFLVFLAALTVLPVGLPTYLDLNVAWLCFLNSLLIAVALCAVCPTWQGLAAVPPDRFCEWRFNFSPAAEDKA